One region of Nycticebus coucang isolate mNycCou1 chromosome 10, mNycCou1.pri, whole genome shotgun sequence genomic DNA includes:
- the LOC128597222 gene encoding zinc finger protein 211-like isoform X3, whose translation MAAAARRDPAPVPMAAEVLLKLTQPLGLGILENPQAQGPESRPIVILMCFHFGQPLERDVQLMIGTGTSMWNCFEASVTFEDVAVYFSWEEWDLLDEAQKHLYFDVMLENFALTSSMGCWREVEYQEAPPEQSIAVKGVSQVRTPKENSFSQNAYPCEICGLVFRDTLHLTEHQETHHGQKLYTCGKQFFFTADLQQHKRQHVREVPFRSSVDSTSFIKSCTVHVLGKPFNCREVGKGFLASLGFLHQQNIHMEEKPKSSHRCGVVFHNGESHHNWGEYKKAFSHTDTLVQDQKILTRERLFECSKCGKACTRRCNLIQHQKVHSEERPYECHECGKLFTYYSSFIIHQRVHTGERPYECPECGKSFSQIYSLNSHRKVHTGERPYECSECGKSFSQRSNLIQHQRVHTGERPYKCSECGKSFSQNFSLIYHQRVHTGERPHECSECGKCFSRSSSLIHHRRLHTGERPYECSKCGKSFKQSSSFSSHRRVHTGERPYVCGECGKSFSHSSNLRNHQRVHTGERPVECSECGKSFSCKSNLIKHLRVHTGEKPYKCSECGKCFSQSSSLIQHWRVHIGKRPYQCSKCGKSFGCKSVLTQHQRVHPGEKS comes from the exons ATGGCGGCTGCCGCGCGGAGGGACCCGGCTCCA GTTCCCATGGCTGCAGAAGTGCTTTTGAAACTTACACAG CCCTTAGGTCTAGGAATCTTGGAGAATCCCCAAGCTCAGGGTCCTGAGTCCAGGCCCATAGTTATATTGATGTGTTTCCATTTTGGGCAGCCATTGGAAAGAGATGTACAACTTATGATAGGAACAGGTACCAGCATGTGGAACTGCTTCGAG GCCAGTGTAACCTTTGAAGACGTGGCTGTATACTTCTCCTGGGAGGAATGGGATCTCCTTGATGAGGCTCAGAAACACCTGTACTTtgatgtgatgctggagaactTTGCACTTACATCCTCCATGG GTTGTTGGCGTGAAGTGGAGTACCAGGAGGCACCTCCTGAACAAAGCATTGCTGTAAAAGGAGTGTCACAGGTCAGGACTCCCAAGGAAAATTCATTCTCCCAGAATGCCTACCCCTGTGAAATATGTGGTCTGGTCTTCAGAGATACTTTGCATTTGACGGAGCACCAGGAAACACATCATGGGCAGAAACTGTACACATGTGGAAAACAATTCTTCTTCACTGCAGACCTTCAACAGCATAAGAGACAGCATGTTAGAGAGGTACCCTTCAGAAGTTCTGTGGACAGCACCTCATTTATAAAGAGTTGTACAGTCCATGTGTTAGGGAAGCCCTTTAACTGCAGGGAGGTTGGAAAGGGCTTCTTGGCCAGCCTGGGATTTCTCCATCAGCAGAACATTCACATGGAGGAGAAGCCAAAGAGCAGTCACAGATGTGGGGTGGTCTTTCACAATGGAGAAAGTCATCACAACTGGGGAGAATACAAGAAAGCTTTCAGTCACACAGACACACTTGTTCAGGACCAGAAAATCCTCACCAGAGAACGGCTTTTTGAGTGCAGCAAATGTGGGAAAGCCTGCACTCGAAGATGTAACCTCATTCAACACCAGAAAGTCCACAGTGAAGAAAGGCCTTATGAATGCCATGAATGTGGAAAATTATTTACCTACTACTCCAGTTTCATTATACATCAAagagttcacactggagaaaggccaTATGAGTGCCCAGAATGTGGGAAATCTTTTAGTCAGATCTACAGCCTTAATAGCCATAGAAaagttcacactggagaaaggccttATGAATGCAGCGAATGTGGGAAATCTTTCAGCCAAAGGTCCAATCTCATTCAACATCAGagagttcacactggagaaaggccttataaatgcagtgaatgtgggaaGTCTTTCAGCCAAAACTTCAGCCTGATTTACCACCAGAGAGTTCATACTGGAGAAAGGCCTCATGAGTGCAGTGAATGTGGAAAATGCTTTAGCCGAAGTTCCAGCCTCATTCACCACCGGAGacttcacactggagaaaggccaTATGAATGCAGTAAATGTGGGAAATCATTTAAGCAAAGCTCCAGTTTTAGTTCACATCGGAGAGTGCACACAGGGGAACGGCCTTACGTGTGTGGGGAATGTGGGAAATCCTTTAGCCATAGCTCCAACCTTAGGAACCACCAGagagttcacactggagaaaggcctgttgagtgcagtgaatgtgggaaatcTTTTAGCTGTAAATCTAACCTTATTAAACACCTGAGAGTTCACACTGGGGAAAAGCCTTATAaatgcagtgaatgtgggaaatGCTTTAGCCAAAGTTCTAGCCTTATTCAACACTGGAGAGTTCACATTGGAAAAAGGCCTTATCAGTGTAGTAAATGTGGGAAATCTTTTGGCTGCAAATCTGTCCTCACTCAACACCAGAGAGTTCACCCTGGAGAAAAGTCTTAG
- the LOC128597222 gene encoding zinc finger protein 211-like isoform X6, producing the protein MAAAARRDPAPVPMAAEVLLKLTQASVTFEDVAVYFSWEEWDLLDEAQKHLYFDVMLENFALTSSMGCWREVEYQEAPPEQSIAVKGVSQVRTPKENSFSQNAYPCEICGLVFRDTLHLTEHQETHHGQKLYTCGKQFFFTADLQQHKRQHVREVPFRSSVDSTSFIKSCTVHVLGKPFNCREVGKGFLASLGFLHQQNIHMEEKPKSSHRCGVVFHNGESHHNWGEYKKAFSHTDTLVQDQKILTRERLFECSKCGKACTRRCNLIQHQKVHSEERPYECHECGKLFTYYSSFIIHQRVHTGERPYECPECGKSFSQIYSLNSHRKVHTGERPYECSECGKSFSQRSNLIQHQRVHTGERPYKCSECGKSFSQNFSLIYHQRVHTGERPHECSECGKCFSRSSSLIHHRRLHTGERPYECSKCGKSFKQSSSFSSHRRVHTGERPYVCGECGKSFSHSSNLRNHQRVHTGERPVECSECGKSFSCKSNLIKHLRVHTGEKPYKCSECGKCFSQSSSLIQHWRVHIGKRPYQCSKCGKSFGCKSVLTQHQRVHPGEKS; encoded by the exons ATGGCGGCTGCCGCGCGGAGGGACCCGGCTCCA GTTCCCATGGCTGCAGAAGTGCTTTTGAAACTTACACAG GCCAGTGTAACCTTTGAAGACGTGGCTGTATACTTCTCCTGGGAGGAATGGGATCTCCTTGATGAGGCTCAGAAACACCTGTACTTtgatgtgatgctggagaactTTGCACTTACATCCTCCATGG GTTGTTGGCGTGAAGTGGAGTACCAGGAGGCACCTCCTGAACAAAGCATTGCTGTAAAAGGAGTGTCACAGGTCAGGACTCCCAAGGAAAATTCATTCTCCCAGAATGCCTACCCCTGTGAAATATGTGGTCTGGTCTTCAGAGATACTTTGCATTTGACGGAGCACCAGGAAACACATCATGGGCAGAAACTGTACACATGTGGAAAACAATTCTTCTTCACTGCAGACCTTCAACAGCATAAGAGACAGCATGTTAGAGAGGTACCCTTCAGAAGTTCTGTGGACAGCACCTCATTTATAAAGAGTTGTACAGTCCATGTGTTAGGGAAGCCCTTTAACTGCAGGGAGGTTGGAAAGGGCTTCTTGGCCAGCCTGGGATTTCTCCATCAGCAGAACATTCACATGGAGGAGAAGCCAAAGAGCAGTCACAGATGTGGGGTGGTCTTTCACAATGGAGAAAGTCATCACAACTGGGGAGAATACAAGAAAGCTTTCAGTCACACAGACACACTTGTTCAGGACCAGAAAATCCTCACCAGAGAACGGCTTTTTGAGTGCAGCAAATGTGGGAAAGCCTGCACTCGAAGATGTAACCTCATTCAACACCAGAAAGTCCACAGTGAAGAAAGGCCTTATGAATGCCATGAATGTGGAAAATTATTTACCTACTACTCCAGTTTCATTATACATCAAagagttcacactggagaaaggccaTATGAGTGCCCAGAATGTGGGAAATCTTTTAGTCAGATCTACAGCCTTAATAGCCATAGAAaagttcacactggagaaaggccttATGAATGCAGCGAATGTGGGAAATCTTTCAGCCAAAGGTCCAATCTCATTCAACATCAGagagttcacactggagaaaggccttataaatgcagtgaatgtgggaaGTCTTTCAGCCAAAACTTCAGCCTGATTTACCACCAGAGAGTTCATACTGGAGAAAGGCCTCATGAGTGCAGTGAATGTGGAAAATGCTTTAGCCGAAGTTCCAGCCTCATTCACCACCGGAGacttcacactggagaaaggccaTATGAATGCAGTAAATGTGGGAAATCATTTAAGCAAAGCTCCAGTTTTAGTTCACATCGGAGAGTGCACACAGGGGAACGGCCTTACGTGTGTGGGGAATGTGGGAAATCCTTTAGCCATAGCTCCAACCTTAGGAACCACCAGagagttcacactggagaaaggcctgttgagtgcagtgaatgtgggaaatcTTTTAGCTGTAAATCTAACCTTATTAAACACCTGAGAGTTCACACTGGGGAAAAGCCTTATAaatgcagtgaatgtgggaaatGCTTTAGCCAAAGTTCTAGCCTTATTCAACACTGGAGAGTTCACATTGGAAAAAGGCCTTATCAGTGTAGTAAATGTGGGAAATCTTTTGGCTGCAAATCTGTCCTCACTCAACACCAGAGAGTTCACCCTGGAGAAAAGTCTTAG
- the LOC128597222 gene encoding zinc finger protein 211-like isoform X2, whose translation MAAAARRDPAPVSSHGCRSAFETYTGLGILENPQAQGPESRPIVILMCFHFGQPLERDVQLMIGTGTSMWNCFESLSYQASVTFEDVAVYFSWEEWDLLDEAQKHLYFDVMLENFALTSSMGCWREVEYQEAPPEQSIAVKGVSQVRTPKENSFSQNAYPCEICGLVFRDTLHLTEHQETHHGQKLYTCGKQFFFTADLQQHKRQHVREVPFRSSVDSTSFIKSCTVHVLGKPFNCREVGKGFLASLGFLHQQNIHMEEKPKSSHRCGVVFHNGESHHNWGEYKKAFSHTDTLVQDQKILTRERLFECSKCGKACTRRCNLIQHQKVHSEERPYECHECGKLFTYYSSFIIHQRVHTGERPYECPECGKSFSQIYSLNSHRKVHTGERPYECSECGKSFSQRSNLIQHQRVHTGERPYKCSECGKSFSQNFSLIYHQRVHTGERPHECSECGKCFSRSSSLIHHRRLHTGERPYECSKCGKSFKQSSSFSSHRRVHTGERPYVCGECGKSFSHSSNLRNHQRVHTGERPVECSECGKSFSCKSNLIKHLRVHTGEKPYKCSECGKCFSQSSSLIQHWRVHIGKRPYQCSKCGKSFGCKSVLTQHQRVHPGEKS comes from the exons ATGGCGGCTGCCGCGCGGAGGGACCCGGCTCCAGTGA GTTCCCATGGCTGCAGAAGTGCTTTTGAAACTTACACAG GTCTAGGAATCTTGGAGAATCCCCAAGCTCAGGGTCCTGAGTCCAGGCCCATAGTTATATTGATGTGTTTCCATTTTGGGCAGCCATTGGAAAGAGATGTACAACTTATGATAGGAACAGGTACCAGCATGTGGAACTGCTTCGAG TCCCTGTCATACCAGGCCAGTGTAACCTTTGAAGACGTGGCTGTATACTTCTCCTGGGAGGAATGGGATCTCCTTGATGAGGCTCAGAAACACCTGTACTTtgatgtgatgctggagaactTTGCACTTACATCCTCCATGG GTTGTTGGCGTGAAGTGGAGTACCAGGAGGCACCTCCTGAACAAAGCATTGCTGTAAAAGGAGTGTCACAGGTCAGGACTCCCAAGGAAAATTCATTCTCCCAGAATGCCTACCCCTGTGAAATATGTGGTCTGGTCTTCAGAGATACTTTGCATTTGACGGAGCACCAGGAAACACATCATGGGCAGAAACTGTACACATGTGGAAAACAATTCTTCTTCACTGCAGACCTTCAACAGCATAAGAGACAGCATGTTAGAGAGGTACCCTTCAGAAGTTCTGTGGACAGCACCTCATTTATAAAGAGTTGTACAGTCCATGTGTTAGGGAAGCCCTTTAACTGCAGGGAGGTTGGAAAGGGCTTCTTGGCCAGCCTGGGATTTCTCCATCAGCAGAACATTCACATGGAGGAGAAGCCAAAGAGCAGTCACAGATGTGGGGTGGTCTTTCACAATGGAGAAAGTCATCACAACTGGGGAGAATACAAGAAAGCTTTCAGTCACACAGACACACTTGTTCAGGACCAGAAAATCCTCACCAGAGAACGGCTTTTTGAGTGCAGCAAATGTGGGAAAGCCTGCACTCGAAGATGTAACCTCATTCAACACCAGAAAGTCCACAGTGAAGAAAGGCCTTATGAATGCCATGAATGTGGAAAATTATTTACCTACTACTCCAGTTTCATTATACATCAAagagttcacactggagaaaggccaTATGAGTGCCCAGAATGTGGGAAATCTTTTAGTCAGATCTACAGCCTTAATAGCCATAGAAaagttcacactggagaaaggccttATGAATGCAGCGAATGTGGGAAATCTTTCAGCCAAAGGTCCAATCTCATTCAACATCAGagagttcacactggagaaaggccttataaatgcagtgaatgtgggaaGTCTTTCAGCCAAAACTTCAGCCTGATTTACCACCAGAGAGTTCATACTGGAGAAAGGCCTCATGAGTGCAGTGAATGTGGAAAATGCTTTAGCCGAAGTTCCAGCCTCATTCACCACCGGAGacttcacactggagaaaggccaTATGAATGCAGTAAATGTGGGAAATCATTTAAGCAAAGCTCCAGTTTTAGTTCACATCGGAGAGTGCACACAGGGGAACGGCCTTACGTGTGTGGGGAATGTGGGAAATCCTTTAGCCATAGCTCCAACCTTAGGAACCACCAGagagttcacactggagaaaggcctgttgagtgcagtgaatgtgggaaatcTTTTAGCTGTAAATCTAACCTTATTAAACACCTGAGAGTTCACACTGGGGAAAAGCCTTATAaatgcagtgaatgtgggaaatGCTTTAGCCAAAGTTCTAGCCTTATTCAACACTGGAGAGTTCACATTGGAAAAAGGCCTTATCAGTGTAGTAAATGTGGGAAATCTTTTGGCTGCAAATCTGTCCTCACTCAACACCAGAGAGTTCACCCTGGAGAAAAGTCTTAG
- the LOC128597222 gene encoding zinc finger protein 211-like isoform X1: MAAAARRDPAPVPMAAEVLLKLTQPLGLGILENPQAQGPESRPIVILMCFHFGQPLERDVQLMIGTGTSMWNCFESLSYQASVTFEDVAVYFSWEEWDLLDEAQKHLYFDVMLENFALTSSMGCWREVEYQEAPPEQSIAVKGVSQVRTPKENSFSQNAYPCEICGLVFRDTLHLTEHQETHHGQKLYTCGKQFFFTADLQQHKRQHVREVPFRSSVDSTSFIKSCTVHVLGKPFNCREVGKGFLASLGFLHQQNIHMEEKPKSSHRCGVVFHNGESHHNWGEYKKAFSHTDTLVQDQKILTRERLFECSKCGKACTRRCNLIQHQKVHSEERPYECHECGKLFTYYSSFIIHQRVHTGERPYECPECGKSFSQIYSLNSHRKVHTGERPYECSECGKSFSQRSNLIQHQRVHTGERPYKCSECGKSFSQNFSLIYHQRVHTGERPHECSECGKCFSRSSSLIHHRRLHTGERPYECSKCGKSFKQSSSFSSHRRVHTGERPYVCGECGKSFSHSSNLRNHQRVHTGERPVECSECGKSFSCKSNLIKHLRVHTGEKPYKCSECGKCFSQSSSLIQHWRVHIGKRPYQCSKCGKSFGCKSVLTQHQRVHPGEKS, translated from the exons ATGGCGGCTGCCGCGCGGAGGGACCCGGCTCCA GTTCCCATGGCTGCAGAAGTGCTTTTGAAACTTACACAG CCCTTAGGTCTAGGAATCTTGGAGAATCCCCAAGCTCAGGGTCCTGAGTCCAGGCCCATAGTTATATTGATGTGTTTCCATTTTGGGCAGCCATTGGAAAGAGATGTACAACTTATGATAGGAACAGGTACCAGCATGTGGAACTGCTTCGAG TCCCTGTCATACCAGGCCAGTGTAACCTTTGAAGACGTGGCTGTATACTTCTCCTGGGAGGAATGGGATCTCCTTGATGAGGCTCAGAAACACCTGTACTTtgatgtgatgctggagaactTTGCACTTACATCCTCCATGG GTTGTTGGCGTGAAGTGGAGTACCAGGAGGCACCTCCTGAACAAAGCATTGCTGTAAAAGGAGTGTCACAGGTCAGGACTCCCAAGGAAAATTCATTCTCCCAGAATGCCTACCCCTGTGAAATATGTGGTCTGGTCTTCAGAGATACTTTGCATTTGACGGAGCACCAGGAAACACATCATGGGCAGAAACTGTACACATGTGGAAAACAATTCTTCTTCACTGCAGACCTTCAACAGCATAAGAGACAGCATGTTAGAGAGGTACCCTTCAGAAGTTCTGTGGACAGCACCTCATTTATAAAGAGTTGTACAGTCCATGTGTTAGGGAAGCCCTTTAACTGCAGGGAGGTTGGAAAGGGCTTCTTGGCCAGCCTGGGATTTCTCCATCAGCAGAACATTCACATGGAGGAGAAGCCAAAGAGCAGTCACAGATGTGGGGTGGTCTTTCACAATGGAGAAAGTCATCACAACTGGGGAGAATACAAGAAAGCTTTCAGTCACACAGACACACTTGTTCAGGACCAGAAAATCCTCACCAGAGAACGGCTTTTTGAGTGCAGCAAATGTGGGAAAGCCTGCACTCGAAGATGTAACCTCATTCAACACCAGAAAGTCCACAGTGAAGAAAGGCCTTATGAATGCCATGAATGTGGAAAATTATTTACCTACTACTCCAGTTTCATTATACATCAAagagttcacactggagaaaggccaTATGAGTGCCCAGAATGTGGGAAATCTTTTAGTCAGATCTACAGCCTTAATAGCCATAGAAaagttcacactggagaaaggccttATGAATGCAGCGAATGTGGGAAATCTTTCAGCCAAAGGTCCAATCTCATTCAACATCAGagagttcacactggagaaaggccttataaatgcagtgaatgtgggaaGTCTTTCAGCCAAAACTTCAGCCTGATTTACCACCAGAGAGTTCATACTGGAGAAAGGCCTCATGAGTGCAGTGAATGTGGAAAATGCTTTAGCCGAAGTTCCAGCCTCATTCACCACCGGAGacttcacactggagaaaggccaTATGAATGCAGTAAATGTGGGAAATCATTTAAGCAAAGCTCCAGTTTTAGTTCACATCGGAGAGTGCACACAGGGGAACGGCCTTACGTGTGTGGGGAATGTGGGAAATCCTTTAGCCATAGCTCCAACCTTAGGAACCACCAGagagttcacactggagaaaggcctgttgagtgcagtgaatgtgggaaatcTTTTAGCTGTAAATCTAACCTTATTAAACACCTGAGAGTTCACACTGGGGAAAAGCCTTATAaatgcagtgaatgtgggaaatGCTTTAGCCAAAGTTCTAGCCTTATTCAACACTGGAGAGTTCACATTGGAAAAAGGCCTTATCAGTGTAGTAAATGTGGGAAATCTTTTGGCTGCAAATCTGTCCTCACTCAACACCAGAGAGTTCACCCTGGAGAAAAGTCTTAG
- the LOC128597222 gene encoding zinc finger protein 211-like isoform X5, whose translation MAAAARRDPAPVPMAAEVLLKLTQSLSYQASVTFEDVAVYFSWEEWDLLDEAQKHLYFDVMLENFALTSSMGCWREVEYQEAPPEQSIAVKGVSQVRTPKENSFSQNAYPCEICGLVFRDTLHLTEHQETHHGQKLYTCGKQFFFTADLQQHKRQHVREVPFRSSVDSTSFIKSCTVHVLGKPFNCREVGKGFLASLGFLHQQNIHMEEKPKSSHRCGVVFHNGESHHNWGEYKKAFSHTDTLVQDQKILTRERLFECSKCGKACTRRCNLIQHQKVHSEERPYECHECGKLFTYYSSFIIHQRVHTGERPYECPECGKSFSQIYSLNSHRKVHTGERPYECSECGKSFSQRSNLIQHQRVHTGERPYKCSECGKSFSQNFSLIYHQRVHTGERPHECSECGKCFSRSSSLIHHRRLHTGERPYECSKCGKSFKQSSSFSSHRRVHTGERPYVCGECGKSFSHSSNLRNHQRVHTGERPVECSECGKSFSCKSNLIKHLRVHTGEKPYKCSECGKCFSQSSSLIQHWRVHIGKRPYQCSKCGKSFGCKSVLTQHQRVHPGEKS comes from the exons ATGGCGGCTGCCGCGCGGAGGGACCCGGCTCCA GTTCCCATGGCTGCAGAAGTGCTTTTGAAACTTACACAG TCCCTGTCATACCAGGCCAGTGTAACCTTTGAAGACGTGGCTGTATACTTCTCCTGGGAGGAATGGGATCTCCTTGATGAGGCTCAGAAACACCTGTACTTtgatgtgatgctggagaactTTGCACTTACATCCTCCATGG GTTGTTGGCGTGAAGTGGAGTACCAGGAGGCACCTCCTGAACAAAGCATTGCTGTAAAAGGAGTGTCACAGGTCAGGACTCCCAAGGAAAATTCATTCTCCCAGAATGCCTACCCCTGTGAAATATGTGGTCTGGTCTTCAGAGATACTTTGCATTTGACGGAGCACCAGGAAACACATCATGGGCAGAAACTGTACACATGTGGAAAACAATTCTTCTTCACTGCAGACCTTCAACAGCATAAGAGACAGCATGTTAGAGAGGTACCCTTCAGAAGTTCTGTGGACAGCACCTCATTTATAAAGAGTTGTACAGTCCATGTGTTAGGGAAGCCCTTTAACTGCAGGGAGGTTGGAAAGGGCTTCTTGGCCAGCCTGGGATTTCTCCATCAGCAGAACATTCACATGGAGGAGAAGCCAAAGAGCAGTCACAGATGTGGGGTGGTCTTTCACAATGGAGAAAGTCATCACAACTGGGGAGAATACAAGAAAGCTTTCAGTCACACAGACACACTTGTTCAGGACCAGAAAATCCTCACCAGAGAACGGCTTTTTGAGTGCAGCAAATGTGGGAAAGCCTGCACTCGAAGATGTAACCTCATTCAACACCAGAAAGTCCACAGTGAAGAAAGGCCTTATGAATGCCATGAATGTGGAAAATTATTTACCTACTACTCCAGTTTCATTATACATCAAagagttcacactggagaaaggccaTATGAGTGCCCAGAATGTGGGAAATCTTTTAGTCAGATCTACAGCCTTAATAGCCATAGAAaagttcacactggagaaaggccttATGAATGCAGCGAATGTGGGAAATCTTTCAGCCAAAGGTCCAATCTCATTCAACATCAGagagttcacactggagaaaggccttataaatgcagtgaatgtgggaaGTCTTTCAGCCAAAACTTCAGCCTGATTTACCACCAGAGAGTTCATACTGGAGAAAGGCCTCATGAGTGCAGTGAATGTGGAAAATGCTTTAGCCGAAGTTCCAGCCTCATTCACCACCGGAGacttcacactggagaaaggccaTATGAATGCAGTAAATGTGGGAAATCATTTAAGCAAAGCTCCAGTTTTAGTTCACATCGGAGAGTGCACACAGGGGAACGGCCTTACGTGTGTGGGGAATGTGGGAAATCCTTTAGCCATAGCTCCAACCTTAGGAACCACCAGagagttcacactggagaaaggcctgttgagtgcagtgaatgtgggaaatcTTTTAGCTGTAAATCTAACCTTATTAAACACCTGAGAGTTCACACTGGGGAAAAGCCTTATAaatgcagtgaatgtgggaaatGCTTTAGCCAAAGTTCTAGCCTTATTCAACACTGGAGAGTTCACATTGGAAAAAGGCCTTATCAGTGTAGTAAATGTGGGAAATCTTTTGGCTGCAAATCTGTCCTCACTCAACACCAGAGAGTTCACCCTGGAGAAAAGTCTTAG
- the LOC128597222 gene encoding zinc finger protein 211-like isoform X8, with translation MAAEVLLKLTQASVTFEDVAVYFSWEEWDLLDEAQKHLYFDVMLENFALTSSMGCWREVEYQEAPPEQSIAVKGVSQVRTPKENSFSQNAYPCEICGLVFRDTLHLTEHQETHHGQKLYTCGKQFFFTADLQQHKRQHVREVPFRSSVDSTSFIKSCTVHVLGKPFNCREVGKGFLASLGFLHQQNIHMEEKPKSSHRCGVVFHNGESHHNWGEYKKAFSHTDTLVQDQKILTRERLFECSKCGKACTRRCNLIQHQKVHSEERPYECHECGKLFTYYSSFIIHQRVHTGERPYECPECGKSFSQIYSLNSHRKVHTGERPYECSECGKSFSQRSNLIQHQRVHTGERPYKCSECGKSFSQNFSLIYHQRVHTGERPHECSECGKCFSRSSSLIHHRRLHTGERPYECSKCGKSFKQSSSFSSHRRVHTGERPYVCGECGKSFSHSSNLRNHQRVHTGERPVECSECGKSFSCKSNLIKHLRVHTGEKPYKCSECGKCFSQSSSLIQHWRVHIGKRPYQCSKCGKSFGCKSVLTQHQRVHPGEKS, from the exons ATGGCTGCAGAAGTGCTTTTGAAACTTACACAG GCCAGTGTAACCTTTGAAGACGTGGCTGTATACTTCTCCTGGGAGGAATGGGATCTCCTTGATGAGGCTCAGAAACACCTGTACTTtgatgtgatgctggagaactTTGCACTTACATCCTCCATGG GTTGTTGGCGTGAAGTGGAGTACCAGGAGGCACCTCCTGAACAAAGCATTGCTGTAAAAGGAGTGTCACAGGTCAGGACTCCCAAGGAAAATTCATTCTCCCAGAATGCCTACCCCTGTGAAATATGTGGTCTGGTCTTCAGAGATACTTTGCATTTGACGGAGCACCAGGAAACACATCATGGGCAGAAACTGTACACATGTGGAAAACAATTCTTCTTCACTGCAGACCTTCAACAGCATAAGAGACAGCATGTTAGAGAGGTACCCTTCAGAAGTTCTGTGGACAGCACCTCATTTATAAAGAGTTGTACAGTCCATGTGTTAGGGAAGCCCTTTAACTGCAGGGAGGTTGGAAAGGGCTTCTTGGCCAGCCTGGGATTTCTCCATCAGCAGAACATTCACATGGAGGAGAAGCCAAAGAGCAGTCACAGATGTGGGGTGGTCTTTCACAATGGAGAAAGTCATCACAACTGGGGAGAATACAAGAAAGCTTTCAGTCACACAGACACACTTGTTCAGGACCAGAAAATCCTCACCAGAGAACGGCTTTTTGAGTGCAGCAAATGTGGGAAAGCCTGCACTCGAAGATGTAACCTCATTCAACACCAGAAAGTCCACAGTGAAGAAAGGCCTTATGAATGCCATGAATGTGGAAAATTATTTACCTACTACTCCAGTTTCATTATACATCAAagagttcacactggagaaaggccaTATGAGTGCCCAGAATGTGGGAAATCTTTTAGTCAGATCTACAGCCTTAATAGCCATAGAAaagttcacactggagaaaggccttATGAATGCAGCGAATGTGGGAAATCTTTCAGCCAAAGGTCCAATCTCATTCAACATCAGagagttcacactggagaaaggccttataaatgcagtgaatgtgggaaGTCTTTCAGCCAAAACTTCAGCCTGATTTACCACCAGAGAGTTCATACTGGAGAAAGGCCTCATGAGTGCAGTGAATGTGGAAAATGCTTTAGCCGAAGTTCCAGCCTCATTCACCACCGGAGacttcacactggagaaaggccaTATGAATGCAGTAAATGTGGGAAATCATTTAAGCAAAGCTCCAGTTTTAGTTCACATCGGAGAGTGCACACAGGGGAACGGCCTTACGTGTGTGGGGAATGTGGGAAATCCTTTAGCCATAGCTCCAACCTTAGGAACCACCAGagagttcacactggagaaaggcctgttgagtgcagtgaatgtgggaaatcTTTTAGCTGTAAATCTAACCTTATTAAACACCTGAGAGTTCACACTGGGGAAAAGCCTTATAaatgcagtgaatgtgggaaatGCTTTAGCCAAAGTTCTAGCCTTATTCAACACTGGAGAGTTCACATTGGAAAAAGGCCTTATCAGTGTAGTAAATGTGGGAAATCTTTTGGCTGCAAATCTGTCCTCACTCAACACCAGAGAGTTCACCCTGGAGAAAAGTCTTAG